A single window of Polaribacter sp. SA4-10 DNA harbors:
- a CDS encoding glycosyl hydrolase, which yields MKTLSTILTLVVCFFSINFEAQQTVTKSSNIQDALKQKAILTKNSRVKNISFTNIGPTVMSGRVVDVDVNPENTTEFYVGYASGGLWHTNNNGTTFTPVLDKSPTQNIGDIAVDWKSGTIWVGTGEKNSSRSSYAGIGMLKSTDKGKSWTNVGLLDSHHISRILINPNNTDEVVVGVIGHLYSSNQERGIFKTTDGGKTWKKSLFIDENTGIIDVAQSPNNFNILYAASWERNRKAWDFVGNGKGSAIYKSTDAGNSWDKISDKSGFPTGDGVGRIGLAVYDENTVYAFHDNQFRRKEDKDKKALNSLTKDDFKTMSAEVFLNLTDKKLNTYLKTNGFQEKYRAENVKQMVRSGNVKPIDLANYLEDANSMLFDTPVIGAEVFKTTNGGKSWKKTHEGYLDDLYYSYGYYFGEIRVDPQDENGIYVQGVPILKSKDGGKTFASISRENVHADHQTLWVNPKKQGHLIDGNDGGLNISYDDGESWIKLNDPAVGQFYAVYADNQKNYKVYGGLQDNGVWVASNNAKIDKRWQQTGQNPYESIMGGDGMQVQVDDRNPNIVYTGYQFGNYYRINRETEENTYIQPKHTLGENPYRFNWQTPIHLSKHNQDILYLGGNKLHRSLDKGDHWETISGDLTNGGKKGNVAYGTLTSISESPFQFGLIYTGSDDGFVNVTKNGGGSWTRISNNLPQNLWVSRVIASKYKKERVYVTLNGYRFDDFTPYVFMSDDFGQTWKNIGGTIPTSAVNVIKEDAENENLVYLGTDNGLYVSFNQGDSWEAFSKNLPNVAVHDLVIQPAAKHLIIGTHGRSLYKANIAPLQLLTDELAAKSVHIFEINSIKKRSSWGSSWSKWLEPNTPEVTIPFYVNSDKKVTIDVFSDDVKVNSFSIDADKGFNEAVFDVSFSKKGREDFEKANKEVDIEKAKNDKYYLPKGKYTIKIGEVSGELEVK from the coding sequence ATGAAAACTTTATCAACAATTCTTACGTTAGTAGTGTGTTTTTTTTCAATAAATTTTGAAGCACAACAAACTGTAACAAAATCAAGTAATATTCAAGATGCTTTAAAACAAAAAGCAATTCTAACAAAAAATTCACGTGTAAAAAACATTTCATTTACAAATATAGGACCAACTGTTATGAGTGGTAGAGTTGTAGATGTTGATGTTAATCCAGAAAATACAACCGAGTTTTATGTTGGTTATGCTTCTGGTGGTTTATGGCATACAAATAATAACGGAACAACTTTTACACCCGTTTTAGACAAATCTCCAACACAAAATATTGGAGATATTGCTGTTGATTGGAAAAGTGGAACTATTTGGGTAGGAACTGGTGAGAAGAATTCTTCTAGATCAAGTTATGCAGGAATAGGAATGTTGAAATCTACGGATAAAGGAAAAAGTTGGACAAATGTTGGGTTGCTAGATTCACATCACATAAGTAGAATTTTAATCAATCCAAATAATACTGATGAAGTTGTAGTTGGTGTAATTGGTCATTTGTATTCTTCAAATCAAGAACGTGGAATTTTTAAAACTACTGATGGAGGAAAAACATGGAAAAAATCATTGTTTATTGATGAAAACACAGGAATTATTGATGTTGCCCAATCTCCAAATAATTTTAATATTTTGTACGCGGCTTCTTGGGAAAGAAATAGAAAAGCGTGGGATTTTGTTGGAAACGGAAAAGGTTCTGCCATTTATAAAAGTACAGATGCGGGAAATTCTTGGGATAAAATTTCTGATAAAAGCGGATTCCCAACCGGAGATGGAGTTGGTAGAATTGGTTTAGCAGTTTATGATGAAAATACAGTATATGCTTTTCATGATAACCAATTTAGAAGAAAGGAAGACAAGGATAAAAAGGCGTTAAATTCATTGACAAAAGATGATTTTAAAACCATGTCTGCAGAAGTGTTTTTAAATCTTACAGATAAAAAATTGAATACCTATTTAAAAACAAACGGATTTCAAGAAAAATATAGAGCAGAAAATGTAAAGCAAATGGTGCGTTCAGGAAACGTGAAACCAATAGATTTAGCTAACTATTTAGAAGATGCAAACTCAATGTTATTTGACACGCCAGTTATAGGTGCAGAAGTTTTTAAAACGACAAATGGAGGGAAATCTTGGAAAAAAACACACGAAGGTTATTTAGATGATTTATATTATTCTTACGGATATTATTTTGGTGAAATTAGAGTAGATCCACAAGATGAAAATGGTATTTACGTACAAGGAGTTCCTATTTTAAAATCAAAAGATGGTGGAAAAACCTTTGCATCTATTAGTAGAGAAAATGTACATGCAGATCATCAAACATTATGGGTAAACCCTAAAAAACAAGGTCATTTAATTGACGGAAATGATGGTGGTTTAAACATTTCTTATGATGATGGAGAGAGCTGGATAAAATTAAACGACCCTGCAGTTGGTCAGTTTTATGCTGTGTATGCAGACAATCAAAAAAACTATAAAGTGTATGGAGGTTTGCAAGATAATGGCGTTTGGGTTGCATCAAATAATGCAAAAATAGATAAACGTTGGCAACAAACGGGTCAAAATCCTTATGAGTCAATTATGGGTGGAGATGGAATGCAAGTTCAGGTAGATGACAGAAATCCTAATATTGTTTACACAGGGTATCAATTTGGAAATTATTATAGAATTAATAGAGAAACAGAAGAAAACACCTACATTCAACCAAAACATACTTTAGGCGAAAATCCTTATCGATTTAATTGGCAAACACCAATTCATTTATCAAAACATAATCAAGATATTTTATATTTAGGAGGAAATAAATTGCATCGTTCTCTAGATAAAGGAGATCATTGGGAAACTATTTCAGGCGATTTAACAAATGGTGGAAAAAAAGGAAATGTTGCGTATGGAACATTAACTTCAATTTCTGAAAGTCCGTTTCAATTTGGATTAATTTATACAGGTTCAGATGATGGATTTGTAAATGTTACCAAAAACGGAGGAGGAAGTTGGACACGTATTTCTAATAATTTGCCACAAAATTTATGGGTTTCTAGAGTTATTGCATCAAAATATAAAAAAGAACGTGTTTATGTAACGTTAAACGGTTACAGGTTTGATGATTTTACACCTTATGTTTTTATGTCTGATGATTTTGGACAAACATGGAAAAATATTGGTGGTACAATTCCTACATCAGCAGTAAATGTAATAAAAGAAGATGCTGAGAATGAAAATCTAGTATATCTAGGTACAGATAATGGATTGTATGTTTCTTTTAATCAAGGAGATTCGTGGGAAGCTTTTAGTAAAAATTTACCAAATGTTGCCGTGCATGACTTGGTGATTCAACCTGCAGCAAAACATTTAATTATTGGTACACATGGAAGAAGTTTATACAAAGCAAATATTGCGCCTTTACAATTATTAACAGATGAATTAGCTGCAAAATCAGTTCATATTTTTGAAATTAATTCGATTAAAAAAAGAAGTTCTTGGGGAAGTTCTTGGAGTAAATGGTTAGAACCAAATACGCCAGAAGTAACAATTCCTTTTTATGTAAATTCTGATAAAAAAGTTACTATTGATGTGTTTTCTGATGATGTAAAAGTGAATTCATTTTCTATAGACGCAGACAAAGGTTTTAATGAGGCAGTTTTTGATGTTTCTTTTTCTAAGAAAGGAAGAGAAGATTTTGAAAAAGCAAACAAAGAAGTAGATATAGAGAAAGCTAAAAATGATAAGTATTATTTACCAAAAGGGAAATATACCATTAAAATTGGTGAAGTTTCAGGAGAATTAGAAGTGAAATAA
- a CDS encoding succinate dehydrogenase cytochrome b subunit: MSGFFKSSIGRKVAMALSAFFLMFFLLQHLAINILSVFSPDTFNEVSHFMGTNPLVQFALQPVLIFAVVFHFVMGFILELKNKKANGVSYAKNNGAANSTWFSRNMIWSGITILAFIVLHFIDFWFPEINTKFIQGDWSGVVEGLEGYRYHEELVHKFVNPIRVGAYVLAFIFLGLHLAHGFTSAFQSMGGTAGRKKTLQNIGKAYSIIVPLGFIFIALYHHLNH, encoded by the coding sequence ATGAGCGGATTTTTTAAATCTTCGATTGGAAGAAAGGTAGCAATGGCGCTTTCGGCATTCTTCTTAATGTTCTTCTTACTACAGCATTTAGCAATTAATATTTTATCGGTTTTTAGCCCAGATACTTTTAACGAAGTATCTCATTTTATGGGAACAAATCCATTGGTTCAATTTGCATTACAACCTGTATTAATTTTTGCAGTTGTTTTTCACTTTGTAATGGGTTTTATTTTAGAGCTAAAAAACAAAAAAGCAAACGGTGTTTCTTATGCTAAAAATAATGGTGCTGCAAATTCTACTTGGTTTAGTAGAAATATGATTTGGAGCGGAATTACAATTTTAGCTTTTATCGTTTTACACTTTATCGATTTTTGGTTTCCAGAAATCAACACAAAATTTATTCAAGGCGATTGGTCTGGTGTTGTTGAAGGTTTAGAAGGATATCGTTATCATGAAGAATTAGTACACAAGTTTGTAAACCCAATTAGAGTAGGTGCTTATGTACTTGCATTTATCTTCTTAGGCTTGCATTTAGCACATGGTTTTACTTCTGCATTTCAATCAATGGGAGGTACTGCAGGAAGAAAGAAAACATTACAAAATATTGGTAAAGCATATTCTATTATAGTTCCTTTAGGATTTATTTTTATTGCATTATATCATCACTTAAACCATTAA
- a CDS encoding aminopeptidase P family protein: MKYHQINSQLFIKNRKNFASNMKPNSLAVFNSNDIYPISADSTMPFEQHRDILYLSGVDQEESVLVLFPDCPNEKHREILFVRETNDHIAVWEGAKLTKEAAFKTSGIKTVYWLQDLEKVIFELSTYCDTFYINTNEHYRANIETETREDRFTKWLLAKYPAHSVAKSSPIMHGLRAVKDQIELDLMQNACDITEKGFRRILDFVKPGVWEHEIEAELIHEFVRNRSKGFAYSPIIASGNSANVLHYMENNRECKSGDLILLDTAAEYANYKSDLTRTIPVSGKFSDRQKAVYNAVNHVKKEATKLLVPGTLWKEYHVEVGHLMTSELLNLGLLDKADVQNEDKDWPAYKKYFMHGTSHHIGLDTHDYGLLHLPMEANMVFTVEPGIYIPGEGFGIRLEDDVVIQEKGAPFNLMGNIPIEADEIEDLMQG, encoded by the coding sequence ATGAAATATCATCAAATAAATTCACAACTTTTTATAAAAAACCGTAAAAACTTTGCTTCTAATATGAAGCCAAATAGTTTAGCCGTTTTTAATTCTAATGACATTTACCCAATAAGTGCAGATAGCACAATGCCTTTTGAGCAACACAGAGATATTTTATATCTAAGTGGAGTAGACCAAGAAGAAAGTGTCTTGGTTTTGTTTCCTGATTGCCCAAATGAAAAGCATAGAGAAATCTTATTTGTAAGAGAAACAAATGATCATATTGCAGTTTGGGAAGGCGCTAAATTAACAAAAGAAGCCGCTTTTAAAACATCTGGAATCAAAACAGTTTATTGGTTACAGGATTTAGAAAAAGTAATTTTTGAGCTTTCTACGTATTGCGATACTTTCTACATCAATACAAATGAACATTATAGAGCCAACATAGAAACAGAAACACGAGAAGACCGTTTTACAAAATGGTTGCTAGCAAAATACCCTGCACATTCAGTTGCAAAAAGTAGTCCTATTATGCATGGCTTACGCGCTGTAAAAGACCAAATAGAATTAGACTTAATGCAAAATGCTTGTGATATTACTGAAAAAGGGTTTCGTAGAATTTTAGATTTTGTAAAACCCGGTGTTTGGGAACACGAAATTGAAGCAGAATTAATACATGAGTTTGTAAGAAACAGATCTAAAGGGTTTGCTTATTCCCCAATTATAGCTTCAGGAAACAGTGCTAATGTTTTACATTACATGGAGAATAATCGGGAATGTAAAAGTGGCGATTTAATCTTATTAGATACTGCTGCAGAATACGCAAATTATAAAAGTGATTTAACAAGAACAATACCCGTTTCTGGGAAATTTTCTGATAGACAAAAAGCAGTTTACAACGCTGTAAATCATGTTAAAAAAGAAGCTACAAAATTATTAGTTCCAGGTACTTTATGGAAAGAATATCATGTAGAAGTTGGGCATCTTATGACTTCAGAATTACTAAACTTAGGTTTATTAGATAAAGCTGATGTACAAAATGAGGATAAAGATTGGCCTGCATATAAAAAATATTTTATGCATGGAACTTCTCATCATATTGGTTTAGACACCCATGATTATGGTTTGTTGCACTTGCCAATGGAAGCAAATATGGTATTTACAGTAGAACCTGGAATTTATATTCCTGGTGAAGGTTTTGGAATTCGTTTAGAAGATGATGTTGTAATTCAAGAAAAAGGAGCCCCTTTTAACTTAATGGGAAACATTCCTATTGAAGCAGATGAAATTGAAGATTTAATGCAAGGTTAA
- a CDS encoding DEAD/DEAH box helicase has translation MSFKSLGLSEALLKAVQEKGYTTPSPIQEKAIPHILDGKDILASAQTGTGKTAGFTLPVLQILSETKHPKYRPLRALVLTPTRELAAQVHENVREYSKYLDIRSTVVFGGVKAASQIRTLKQGVDILVATPGRLLDLHDQKAVSFKRVDILILDEADRMLDMGFVRDINKIISFMPSKRQNLMFSATFSNDIKKLASGILRNPVSVEAAPQNSTAEMVEQKVYRVDKGKKTGLVIDLISEGNWSQVLMFTRTKHGANKLTEKLVKSGITAAAIHGNKSQGARTKALANFKNNSIRVLVATDIAARGLDIPLLPHVINFELPNVPEDYVHRIGRTGRAGASGEAISLVCSEETEYQKEIEKILKQKLNTEVLAGYEPTDTAGPKRAASQSKGSFGKKNSSSEGDKPKRKPHFKGNKPAGSTSGRGRTGAPKKKRY, from the coding sequence ATGTCGTTTAAATCATTAGGATTATCTGAAGCTTTATTAAAAGCCGTTCAAGAAAAAGGGTACACAACCCCATCACCAATACAAGAAAAAGCAATTCCTCATATATTAGACGGAAAGGATATTTTAGCTTCTGCACAAACAGGAACTGGAAAAACTGCAGGTTTTACATTACCTGTTTTACAAATTTTATCAGAAACAAAACACCCAAAATATAGACCTTTACGTGCATTGGTTTTAACACCAACAAGAGAATTAGCAGCACAAGTTCATGAAAATGTTAGAGAATATAGTAAATATTTAGACATAAGATCTACTGTAGTTTTTGGTGGTGTAAAAGCTGCTAGTCAAATAAGAACGCTAAAACAAGGTGTAGATATATTAGTTGCAACTCCAGGTAGATTATTAGATTTACATGATCAAAAAGCAGTTTCATTTAAAAGAGTAGATATTCTTATTTTAGACGAAGCAGATAGAATGTTAGACATGGGTTTTGTTAGAGATATTAACAAAATTATTAGTTTTATGCCTTCTAAGCGTCAAAACTTAATGTTTTCTGCAACTTTTTCTAATGATATTAAGAAATTGGCATCGGGAATTTTAAGAAATCCTGTTTCTGTAGAAGCTGCTCCACAAAATTCTACTGCAGAAATGGTAGAGCAAAAAGTGTATCGAGTAGACAAAGGGAAAAAGACAGGATTAGTTATCGATTTGATAAGTGAAGGTAATTGGAGTCAGGTTTTAATGTTTACAAGAACAAAACATGGTGCAAATAAGTTAACAGAAAAATTAGTTAAATCTGGTATTACTGCTGCTGCAATTCATGGAAATAAAAGTCAAGGAGCAAGAACAAAAGCTTTGGCAAATTTTAAAAACAATTCTATTAGAGTTTTAGTAGCAACAGATATTGCAGCTCGTGGATTAGATATTCCTTTATTACCTCACGTTATAAATTTTGAGCTACCAAATGTACCTGAAGATTATGTTCATAGAATTGGTAGAACGGGTAGAGCTGGTGCAAGTGGAGAAGCAATTTCTTTAGTTTGTAGTGAAGAAACTGAATATCAAAAAGAAATAGAAAAAATTCTAAAGCAGAAATTAAATACTGAAGTTTTAGCAGGGTATGAACCAACGGATACTGCTGGCCCAAAAAGAGCCGCATCTCAAAGTAAAGGTTCATTTGGTAAGAAAAATTCTTCTTCTGAAGGAGATAAACCAAAAAGAAAACCACACTTTAAAGGAAATAAACCTGCAGGATCTACTTCTGGAAGAGGTAGAACTGGAGCACCTAAAAAGAAACGTTATTAG
- a CDS encoding succinate dehydrogenase/fumarate reductase iron-sulfur subunit produces the protein MNLTLKIWRQKDSTSKGQMVDYKVTEISEHMSFLEMMDVLNEQLVNTGEEPVAFDHDCREGICGMCSMYINGEAHGPDRGVTTCQLHMRMFKDGDTITIEPFRAASFPVIKDLVVDRTAFDRIQHSGGYISVNTSGNTQDANNIPISKHAADEAMDAATCIGCGACVATCKNSSAMLFVGAKVSQFALLPQGQVEAADRVRNMVAQMDLEGFGNCTNTGACEVECPKGISLDNIARMNRELMKASI, from the coding sequence ATGAATTTAACACTTAAAATTTGGAGACAAAAAGACTCAACATCAAAGGGTCAAATGGTGGATTATAAAGTTACTGAGATTTCAGAACATATGTCTTTTTTAGAAATGATGGATGTTCTAAACGAACAATTAGTTAATACTGGTGAAGAACCAGTTGCTTTCGATCATGACTGTAGAGAAGGTATTTGTGGTATGTGTTCTATGTATATTAATGGAGAAGCACATGGACCAGATAGAGGTGTAACAACTTGCCAATTACACATGCGTATGTTTAAAGATGGTGATACAATTACGATTGAGCCATTTAGAGCAGCTTCTTTTCCTGTAATTAAAGATTTAGTAGTAGATAGAACTGCTTTTGATAGAATACAGCATTCTGGTGGTTATATTTCTGTAAATACTTCTGGTAATACTCAAGATGCAAATAACATACCTATTTCAAAACACGCAGCAGATGAAGCTATGGATGCAGCAACCTGTATTGGTTGTGGTGCCTGTGTAGCAACTTGTAAAAATAGTTCTGCTATGTTATTTGTTGGTGCAAAAGTATCTCAGTTTGCATTATTGCCACAAGGACAAGTAGAAGCTGCAGACAGAGTTAGAAATATGGTTGCACAAATGGATTTAGAAGGTTTTGGAAACTGTACTAATACAGGTGCTTGTGAGGTAGAATGTCCTAAAGGAATTTCTTTAGACAACATTGCAAGAATGAATAGAGAATTGATGAAAGCGTCTATATAA
- a CDS encoding sugar MFS transporter encodes MSTQTKNKTLVPIIIIAGLFFIFGFVTWINGALIPFMKTINELTDAQSYLVASASYISFVIMALPASYIIDKIGYKKGMSLGLIIMAIGALVFIPAAEARTYWMFLVAIFIQGAGMTLLQTASNPYITILGPMESAAKRIAIMGIANKVAGALGSVIFGAILLSGIDEIKEQLNVVNDAEKASLLNTMADSVVTPYIVMAVVLFLLGILIRKAPLPHVEAQPIEVSETDGKPKTSIFQFPHLWLGVLALFLYVGVEVIAGDTIISYGISLDIPVDEAKFFTLFTLMAMVATYALGVFLIPKYISQSLALKASAILGIVFSFCIVFTSGFTSVLFVAALGIANALVWPAIWPLALTGLGKFTKTASALLIMAISGGAIIPPLYGALVDNKKAALITNGINEATALAEAASFGYWILLPCYIIILYYAFSGHKLGVNKG; translated from the coding sequence ATGTCAACTCAAACTAAAAACAAAACATTAGTTCCAATAATTATTATTGCAGGTCTTTTCTTTATTTTCGGATTTGTAACTTGGATAAATGGCGCATTAATTCCGTTTATGAAAACGATAAACGAATTAACAGATGCACAATCTTATTTAGTGGCTTCAGCATCTTATATTTCTTTTGTTATTATGGCTTTACCAGCTTCTTATATTATAGATAAAATTGGGTATAAAAAAGGAATGTCTTTAGGTTTGATAATTATGGCAATAGGAGCATTGGTTTTTATTCCTGCTGCAGAAGCTAGAACTTACTGGATGTTTTTAGTTGCAATATTTATTCAAGGTGCAGGTATGACTTTACTGCAAACTGCTTCTAACCCTTATATTACTATTTTAGGCCCCATGGAAAGTGCTGCAAAACGTATTGCAATTATGGGAATTGCTAACAAAGTTGCTGGTGCTTTAGGTTCTGTAATTTTTGGTGCTATTTTATTATCTGGAATCGATGAAATTAAAGAACAATTAAACGTTGTAAATGATGCTGAAAAAGCGAGTTTATTAAACACAATGGCAGATAGTGTTGTTACTCCTTATATTGTAATGGCAGTTGTTTTATTTTTATTAGGAATTCTAATTAGAAAAGCTCCTTTACCTCATGTAGAAGCACAACCAATTGAAGTTTCTGAAACTGATGGAAAACCTAAAACAAGTATTTTTCAATTTCCACATTTATGGCTGGGTGTTTTAGCGTTGTTTTTATATGTAGGAGTAGAAGTGATCGCTGGAGATACTATTATTTCTTATGGTATTTCTTTAGATATCCCAGTTGATGAAGCTAAGTTTTTTACCTTATTTACACTAATGGCAATGGTTGCAACCTATGCTTTAGGTGTATTTTTAATTCCTAAATATATAAGTCAATCCTTGGCTTTAAAAGCAAGTGCTATTTTAGGTATTGTATTTTCATTTTGTATTGTTTTTACAAGTGGATTTACCTCTGTACTTTTTGTTGCAGCTTTAGGTATTGCAAATGCGTTGGTTTGGCCAGCAATTTGGCCTTTAGCTTTAACAGGATTGGGAAAATTTACAAAAACCGCTTCAGCATTACTTATTATGGCAATTTCTGGTGGCGCAATTATTCCTCCCTTATATGGTGCTTTGGTTGATAACAAAAAAGCAGCACTAATTACAAACGGAATTAACGAAGCTACAGCGCTCGCAGAAGCTGCTTCCTTTGGGTATTGGATATTATTACCTTGTTATATTATAATTCTTTATTATGCCTTTAGTGGGCATAAATTAGGTGTTAATAAAGGATAA
- a CDS encoding fumarate reductase/succinate dehydrogenase flavoprotein subunit translates to MMALDSKIPKGPLKDKWTDYKNHINLVNPANKRHIDVIVVGTGLAGGSASATLAELGYNVKSFAYQDSPRRAHSIAAQGGINAAKNYQGDGDSTYRLFYDTVKGGDYRSRESNVYRLAEVSANIIDQCVAQGVPFARDYGGLLDNRSFGGVLVSRTFYAKGQTGQQLLLGAYSAMNRQIARGKIEMFNRHEMLDVVIVDGKARGIIARNLVTGEIERHSAHAVVIASGGYGNVYFLSTNAMGSNVTAGWKVHKKGAYFANPCYTQIHPTCIPRSGDYQSKLTLMSESLRNDGRIWVPKNMEDVLAIREGKLKPTQLSEEERDYYLERRYPAFGNLVPRDVASRAAKERCDAGYGVNATGEAVYLDFAASFERYGKEQAKVQNISNPSEAKIKELGQEIVRAKYGNLFQMYEKIIDENPYETPMMIYPAVHYTMGGVWVDYNLMTTIPGCYAIGEANFSDHGANRLGASALMQGLADGYFVLPYTIGDYLSDDIRTGKIPTDTPEFDAAEKEVSERIEFFVNNKGTNSVDYYHKKLGKIMWDKCGMSRNEAGLKEAVEEISELRKDFWKNVLVPGTDTEYNEQLAKAGRVADFLELGELFAKDALVREESAGGHFREEHQTEDGEAKRMKEFQFVSAWEYKGEPKDAVLHKEALVYENIEVKERSYK, encoded by the coding sequence ATTATGGCTTTAGATTCAAAAATACCAAAAGGTCCATTAAAAGATAAATGGACAGATTATAAAAACCATATTAATTTGGTAAACCCAGCAAACAAGCGTCACATAGATGTTATTGTTGTTGGTACAGGTTTAGCAGGTGGTTCTGCTTCTGCAACTTTAGCAGAATTGGGTTACAATGTAAAATCATTTGCTTATCAAGATTCTCCACGTAGAGCGCATTCTATTGCAGCACAAGGAGGTATTAATGCAGCAAAAAACTACCAAGGAGATGGAGATTCTACCTACAGGTTATTTTACGATACCGTAAAAGGTGGTGATTACCGATCTCGAGAATCAAACGTATATAGATTAGCAGAAGTTTCTGCAAACATTATAGATCAATGTGTGGCACAAGGAGTTCCTTTTGCAAGAGATTATGGTGGTCTTTTAGACAACCGTTCTTTTGGTGGAGTTTTAGTTTCTAGAACTTTTTATGCGAAAGGTCAAACAGGTCAACAATTATTATTAGGCGCATATTCTGCAATGAATCGTCAAATTGCTCGTGGAAAGATAGAAATGTTTAACCGTCACGAAATGTTAGATGTTGTTATTGTTGATGGAAAAGCGAGAGGAATTATTGCAAGAAACTTAGTTACAGGAGAAATCGAAAGACATTCTGCACATGCAGTTGTTATTGCTTCTGGTGGGTATGGAAATGTATATTTCTTATCTACTAATGCAATGGGTTCTAATGTAACTGCAGGTTGGAAAGTACATAAAAAAGGAGCGTATTTCGCAAACCCTTGTTATACACAAATTCACCCAACATGTATTCCACGTTCTGGAGATTATCAGTCAAAACTAACGTTAATGTCTGAGTCTTTAAGAAATGATGGACGTATTTGGGTTCCTAAAAACATGGAAGATGTTTTGGCTATTCGCGAAGGGAAATTAAAACCAACGCAATTATCAGAAGAAGAAAGAGACTATTATTTAGAAAGACGTTATCCTGCATTTGGTAACTTAGTGCCACGTGATGTTGCATCTAGAGCTGCAAAAGAGCGTTGTGATGCTGGTTACGGTGTAAATGCAACAGGAGAAGCGGTATATTTAGATTTTGCTGCCTCTTTTGAACGTTATGGAAAAGAGCAAGCGAAGGTTCAAAATATTTCAAATCCTTCTGAAGCAAAAATTAAAGAATTAGGACAAGAAATTGTAAGAGCAAAGTATGGAAACTTATTTCAGATGTATGAGAAAATCATAGATGAAAATCCGTATGAAACACCAATGATGATTTATCCGGCAGTACACTATACAATGGGTGGTGTTTGGGTTGATTATAATTTGATGACTACTATTCCTGGTTGTTACGCAATTGGAGAGGCTAATTTCTCTGATCATGGAGCAAACAGATTAGGAGCATCTGCATTAATGCAAGGTTTAGCAGATGGTTATTTTGTACTACCATATACAATTGGAGATTACTTATCAGATGATATTCGTACTGGGAAAATACCAACAGATACACCAGAATTTGATGCTGCAGAAAAAGAAGTTTCTGAAAGAATTGAGTTCTTTGTTAATAATAAAGGAACGAATTCTGTAGATTATTACCACAAGAAATTAGGGAAAATCATGTGGGATAAATGTGGAATGTCTAGAAATGAAGCTGGTTTAAAAGAAGCCGTTGAGGAAATTTCTGAATTAAGAAAAGATTTCTGGAAAAATGTACTTGTTCCCGGAACAGATACAGAATATAACGAGCAATTAGCAAAGGCAGGTAGAGTTGCAGATTTCTTAGAATTAGGAGAATTGTTTGCAAAAGATGCTTTGGTAAGAGAAGAATCTGCAGGAGGACACTTTAGAGAAGAGCACCAAACAGAAGACGGAGAAGCAAAGAGAATGAAAGAATTTCAATTTGTTTCAGCTTGGGAATATAAAGGAGAACCTAAAGATGCTGTTTTACATAAAGAAGCATTGGTTTACGAGAATATAGAAGTTAAAGAAAGAAGTTATAAATAA